In Paenibacillus hexagrammi, the following are encoded in one genomic region:
- the recR gene encoding recombination mediator RecR, whose protein sequence is MHYPEPIAKLIDAFSRLPGVGPKTAGRLAFHVLRMKEDDVLDFAKSLVNVKRNLHYCSVCCNITDIDPCRICQDKSRDASVICVVQEPKDLAAMERTREFEGYYHVLHGAISPMEGIGPDQIHIAELLKRLSDEKVQELILATNPNIEGEATAMYLSRLVKSFGLRVTRIAHGLPVGGDLEYADEVTLTKALEGRREI, encoded by the coding sequence GTGCATTACCCTGAACCGATAGCTAAACTAATCGATGCTTTTTCACGTCTGCCCGGTGTAGGGCCGAAGACGGCGGGCAGGCTAGCCTTTCATGTGCTGCGCATGAAGGAGGATGATGTCCTGGACTTTGCTAAGTCGCTCGTCAACGTGAAACGGAATCTCCATTATTGTTCTGTATGCTGTAATATAACAGATATTGATCCGTGCCGAATTTGTCAGGACAAAAGCAGGGACGCATCTGTCATTTGCGTGGTACAGGAGCCTAAAGACTTGGCTGCAATGGAAAGAACGCGTGAATTCGAAGGATACTATCATGTGCTGCATGGGGCTATATCGCCAATGGAAGGCATAGGGCCTGATCAAATTCATATTGCGGAGCTGCTCAAAAGACTCAGTGACGAGAAGGTACAGGAATTGATTCTAGCGACAAACCCGAACATTGAAGGCGAAGCGACGGCCATGTACCTATCTAGATTAGTCAAATCGTTTGGCTTGCGTGTTACCAGAATCGCCCATGGCTTACCTGTGGGTGGGGACTTGGAATATGCAGATGAGGTTACACTGACTAAAGCCTT
- a CDS encoding YbaB/EbfC family nucleoid-associated protein: MNNMNQMMKQVKKMQEQMMKAQEELGSKTIEGSAGGGVVSVVVNGHKKVQSITIKPEAVDPDDVEMLQDLVLTAVNDAMAKAEELANKDMGKFTGGMNIPGLF, from the coding sequence ATGAATAATATGAATCAAATGATGAAGCAAGTGAAGAAAATGCAAGAACAAATGATGAAGGCGCAAGAAGAGCTGGGTAGCAAAACGATCGAAGGCTCCGCAGGCGGCGGTGTTGTATCTGTTGTCGTGAATGGTCACAAAAAAGTGCAAAGCATCACTATTAAACCGGAAGCTGTTGATCCGGACGATGTAGAAATGCTGCAGGATCTTGTGTTGACTGCCGTCAATGACGCGATGGCCAAAGCGGAAGAACTGGCTAACAAAGATATGGGTAAGTTCACGGGCGGTATGAACATTCCAGGCTTATTCTAG